The Streptomyces sp. NBC_01244 genome contains a region encoding:
- a CDS encoding excalibur calcium-binding domain-containing protein produces MGAAVLLLAGCGEPATPKGKDSGKPASAPTPTGSGPSMPGLIGKTSAEAGALVAPVLPKPVEARSAYDDVPLAADHGQWTVCFQTPAAGTPVAGDTSVEISLVAPGIQCPAAAGASLHPPKGSSPAKTPVPSADPGHPKPKQPKSSPTPAPGPRDVHYKNCTEAKAAGAAPIRRGEPGYGKHLDRDGDGIACDK; encoded by the coding sequence GTGGGGGCCGCCGTCCTGCTCCTCGCCGGGTGCGGGGAGCCGGCCACCCCGAAGGGCAAGGACTCCGGCAAACCGGCATCCGCACCCACCCCGACCGGGTCCGGGCCCTCGATGCCGGGGCTCATCGGGAAGACCTCCGCCGAAGCCGGGGCCCTCGTCGCACCGGTGCTCCCCAAGCCGGTCGAGGCGCGCAGCGCCTACGACGACGTCCCGCTCGCCGCCGATCACGGCCAGTGGACGGTCTGCTTCCAGACCCCGGCTGCGGGCACGCCCGTGGCGGGCGACACCTCCGTCGAGATCTCGCTCGTCGCACCCGGGATCCAGTGCCCGGCCGCGGCCGGCGCCTCCCTGCATCCGCCCAAGGGGTCGAGCCCCGCCAAGACCCCGGTCCCCTCCGCGGACCCGGGCCATCCGAAGCCGAAGCAGCCGAAGTCCAGCCCGACCCCGGCCCCCGGCCCCCGGGACGTCCACTACAAGAACTGCACCGAGGCCAAGGCCGCCGGCGCCGCCCCGATCCGGCGCGGCGAACCCGGCTACGGCAAGCACCTCGACCGGGACGGCGACGGCATTGCATGCGACAAGTAG
- the acnA gene encoding aconitate hydratase AcnA produces MKETVVSANSFDARSTLQVGDESYEIFKLDKVEGSARLPYSLKVLLENLLRTEDGANITADHIRSLGSWDSQAQPSEEIQFTPARVIMQDFTGVPCVVDLATMREAVKALGGDPAKINPLSPAEMVIDHSVIADKFGTKDAFAQNVELEYGRNKERYQFLRWGQTAFDDFKVVPPGTGIVHQVNIEHLARTVMVRNGQAYPDTLVGTDSHTTMVNGLGVLGWGVGGIEAEAAMLGQPVSMLIPRVVGFKLTGELPAGTTATDLVLTITEMLRKHGVVGKFVEFYGEGVAATSLANRATIGNMSPEFGSTAAIFPIDDETLKYLRLTGRDAQQVALVEAYAKAQGLWLDPAAEPDFSEKLELDLSTVVPSIAGPKRPQDRIILANASQQFAQDVRNYVTDDEESGKESFPASDSPASTNGVPTKPTPVTLADGTSFEIDHGAVTVAAITSCTNTSNPYVMVAAALVAKKAVEKGLARKPWVKTTLAPGSKVVTDYFDKAGLTPYLDKMGFNLVGYGCTTCIGNSGPLEEEISKAINDADLAVTSVLSGNRNFEGRINPDVKMNYLASPPLVVAYAIAGSMKVDITRDAIATDSEGNPVFLKDIWPTEAEVNDVVANAIGEDMFNKSYQDVFAGDAQWQALSIPTGNTFEWDPQSTYVRKPPYFEGMTMETTPVSDIAGARVLAKLGDSVTTDHISPAGAIKADTPAGKYLTEHGVERRDFNSYGSRRGNHEVMIRGTFANIRLRNQIAAGTEGGFTRDFTVEGAPVSFIYDASQNYQAAGIPLVILAGKEYGSGSSRDWAAKGTALLGVKAVIAESYERIHRSNLIGMGVLPLQFPEGVTAASLGLTGEETFSFTGVEELNNGTTPRTVKVATDTGVEFDAVVRIDTPGEADYYRNGGIMQYVLRNLIRG; encoded by the coding sequence ATGAAGGAGACTGTCGTGTCGGCGAACAGCTTCGACGCCCGCAGCACGCTGCAGGTGGGCGACGAGTCGTACGAGATCTTCAAGCTGGACAAGGTCGAGGGCTCCGCCCGCCTTCCCTACAGCCTGAAGGTCCTGCTGGAGAACCTGCTCCGTACCGAGGACGGCGCGAACATCACCGCCGACCACATCCGGTCGCTCGGAAGCTGGGACTCGCAGGCCCAGCCCAGCGAGGAGATCCAGTTCACGCCGGCCCGCGTGATCATGCAGGACTTCACCGGCGTCCCCTGCGTCGTGGACCTCGCCACCATGCGCGAGGCCGTGAAGGCCCTCGGCGGCGACCCGGCGAAGATCAACCCGCTCTCGCCCGCCGAGATGGTCATCGACCACTCGGTCATCGCCGACAAGTTCGGCACGAAGGACGCCTTCGCGCAGAACGTCGAGCTGGAGTACGGCCGCAACAAGGAGCGCTACCAGTTCCTGCGCTGGGGCCAGACCGCCTTCGACGACTTCAAGGTCGTCCCCCCGGGCACCGGCATCGTCCACCAGGTCAACATCGAGCACCTGGCCCGCACGGTCATGGTCCGAAACGGCCAGGCGTACCCCGACACCCTCGTCGGCACCGACTCGCACACCACGATGGTCAACGGCCTGGGCGTACTGGGCTGGGGCGTCGGCGGCATCGAGGCCGAGGCCGCGATGCTCGGCCAGCCGGTCTCCATGCTGATCCCGCGCGTCGTCGGCTTCAAGCTGACCGGCGAGCTGCCGGCCGGCACCACCGCCACCGACCTCGTGCTGACCATCACCGAGATGCTCCGCAAGCACGGCGTCGTCGGCAAGTTCGTCGAGTTCTACGGTGAGGGCGTCGCCGCCACCTCGCTGGCGAACCGCGCCACCATCGGCAACATGTCGCCGGAGTTCGGTTCCACCGCCGCGATCTTCCCGATCGACGACGAGACCCTGAAGTACCTGCGCCTGACCGGCCGCGACGCCCAGCAGGTCGCGCTCGTCGAGGCCTACGCCAAGGCCCAGGGCCTGTGGCTGGACCCGGCCGCCGAGCCGGACTTCTCCGAGAAGCTGGAGCTCGACCTCTCCACGGTCGTCCCCTCCATCGCCGGCCCCAAGCGCCCGCAGGACCGCATCATCCTCGCGAACGCCTCGCAGCAGTTCGCGCAGGACGTGCGCAACTACGTCACCGACGACGAGGAGTCCGGCAAGGAGTCCTTCCCGGCGTCCGACTCCCCGGCGTCCACCAACGGTGTGCCCACCAAGCCCACCCCGGTGACCCTGGCCGACGGCACCTCCTTCGAGATCGACCACGGCGCCGTCACCGTCGCCGCGATCACCTCGTGCACCAACACCTCGAACCCCTACGTCATGGTCGCCGCCGCGCTCGTGGCGAAGAAGGCCGTCGAGAAGGGCCTCGCCCGCAAGCCGTGGGTCAAGACCACCCTGGCCCCGGGCTCGAAGGTCGTCACCGACTACTTCGACAAGGCCGGCCTGACCCCGTACCTCGACAAGATGGGCTTCAACCTCGTCGGGTACGGCTGCACCACCTGCATCGGCAACTCGGGTCCGCTGGAGGAGGAGATCTCCAAGGCGATCAACGACGCCGACCTCGCGGTCACCTCGGTCCTCTCGGGCAACCGCAACTTCGAGGGCCGCATCAACCCCGACGTCAAGATGAACTACCTGGCCTCCCCGCCGCTGGTCGTCGCGTACGCCATCGCGGGCTCCATGAAGGTGGACATCACCAGGGACGCCATCGCCACCGACTCCGAGGGCAACCCGGTCTTCCTGAAGGACATCTGGCCCACCGAGGCCGAGGTCAACGACGTCGTCGCGAACGCGATCGGCGAGGACATGTTCAACAAGTCCTACCAGGACGTCTTCGCGGGCGACGCCCAGTGGCAGGCGCTGTCCATCCCGACCGGCAACACCTTCGAGTGGGACCCGCAGTCCACCTACGTGCGCAAGCCCCCTTACTTCGAGGGCATGACGATGGAGACCACCCCGGTCTCCGACATCGCCGGCGCCCGTGTGCTGGCGAAGCTGGGCGACTCGGTCACCACCGACCACATCTCCCCGGCCGGCGCCATCAAGGCCGACACCCCGGCCGGCAAGTACCTCACCGAGCACGGCGTCGAGCGCCGCGACTTCAACTCGTACGGTTCCCGCCGCGGCAACCACGAGGTCATGATCCGCGGTACGTTCGCCAACATTCGCCTCCGCAACCAGATCGCGGCGGGCACCGAGGGCGGCTTCACCCGCGACTTCACCGTCGAGGGCGCCCCGGTCTCCTTCATCTACGACGCCTCGCAGAACTACCAGGCCGCCGGCATCCCGCTGGTCATCCTGGCGGGCAAGGAGTACGGCTCGGGCTCCTCGCGCGACTGGGCCGCCAAGGGCACCGCCCTGCTCGGCGTCAAGGCCGTCATCGCGGAGTCCTACGAGCGCATCCACCGCTCCAACCTGATCGGCATGGGCGTCCTGCCCCTGCAGTTCCCCGAGGGCGTCACGGCGGCCTCCCTGGGCCTCACCGGCGAGGAGACCTTCTCCTTCACCGGTGTGGAGGAGCTGAACAACGGCACCACCCCGCGCACGGTCAAGGTCGCCACCGACACCGGCGTGGAGTTCGACGCGGTCGTCCGCATCGACACCCCGGGCGAGGCCGACTACTACCGCAACGGCGGCATCATGCAGTACGTGCTCCGCAACCTCATCCGCGGCTAA
- a CDS encoding ADP-ribosyltransferase, with translation MITLRALRRRAAVLATALAAALLPPASASASAPAAAPASAPGSLHAAAPANSCPRVRDHLFAAADERVEVGRITPSPSWRINCKQLYRSDGRPPSVVFEEGFLPRDTLNGQYDIESYVLVNQASPYVSTTYNHDLYKSWKSGWNYYIDAPGGVDVNQTIGDTHKYASQVEVAFPGGIARSFIVAVCPVDTVKKVEIMERCEDNPYYEPWRTNYPG, from the coding sequence ATGATCACCCTTCGTGCCCTGCGCCGTCGCGCCGCCGTGCTCGCGACCGCCCTCGCCGCCGCCCTGCTGCCCCCGGCTTCCGCCTCCGCGTCCGCACCCGCCGCCGCCCCGGCCTCCGCTCCCGGATCGCTCCACGCGGCAGCTCCCGCGAACTCCTGTCCCCGGGTCCGGGACCACCTCTTCGCCGCCGCCGACGAACGCGTGGAGGTGGGGCGCATCACTCCCTCCCCGTCCTGGCGGATCAACTGCAAGCAGCTCTACCGCTCGGACGGCCGCCCGCCGTCGGTGGTCTTCGAGGAGGGCTTCCTGCCCAGGGACACCCTGAACGGCCAGTACGACATCGAGAGTTACGTCCTGGTCAACCAGGCCTCCCCGTACGTCTCCACGACCTACAACCACGACCTGTACAAGTCCTGGAAGAGTGGCTGGAACTACTACATCGACGCCCCGGGCGGCGTGGACGTCAACCAGACCATCGGCGACACCCACAAGTACGCCTCTCAGGTCGAGGTGGCCTTCCCGGGCGGCATCGCACGCTCGTTCATCGTGGCCGTCTGCCCGGTGGACACGGTGAAGAAGGTGGAGATCATGGAACGCTGCGAGGACAACCCGTACTACGAGCCCTGGCGCACCAACTACCCGGGCTGA
- a CDS encoding LacI family DNA-binding transcriptional regulator encodes MPPPAPVPGPTLADIARAAEVSTATVSHALNGTGRLGESTRRRVREVAGALGYGARRGPHNRSLGIAVTTYAGFAWDFARIAYYARLLIAATSAAHAHGYALTTLPADRGAEPLWHTLAVDGMLLLDSPADDPVLRALRARGLPVVFDGPPADPRPGDVWVDNDHTATTREVLDHLEASGARRIALHAGYGREFYTGAVTSAYEHWCAERRRTPLVIPFDPNDDAGHAFDSAFAGPDGRHRPDRPDAVYCVYDPGGRQVLAAAARHGIAIPGAAPGAGPAAGPGEKGLLLVCASEDPAYAENEPAVTTVTFDPERIAETAVSSLVKLIESGHAESTGRLTVPAGLRVRASSRAPGMY; translated from the coding sequence ATGCCTCCGCCCGCGCCGGTTCCCGGTCCGACCCTCGCCGACATCGCCCGCGCCGCCGAGGTCTCCACCGCGACCGTCTCCCACGCGCTCAACGGCACCGGCCGCCTCGGCGAGTCCACCCGCCGCCGGGTGCGCGAGGTCGCCGGGGCCCTCGGCTACGGAGCCCGGCGCGGCCCGCACAACCGCAGCCTGGGCATCGCGGTGACCACGTACGCGGGCTTCGCCTGGGACTTCGCCCGGATCGCCTACTACGCCCGGTTGCTCATCGCCGCCACCTCGGCGGCGCACGCCCACGGCTACGCCCTGACCACGCTGCCCGCCGACCGGGGCGCCGAGCCGCTGTGGCACACCCTGGCCGTGGACGGGATGCTGCTGCTCGACAGCCCGGCCGACGACCCGGTGCTGCGCGCACTGCGGGCGCGGGGGCTGCCGGTGGTCTTCGACGGGCCTCCGGCCGATCCGCGGCCGGGCGACGTATGGGTGGACAACGACCACACCGCCACCACCCGCGAGGTGCTGGACCACCTGGAGGCCTCCGGGGCCCGGCGGATCGCGCTGCACGCGGGCTACGGCCGCGAGTTCTACACCGGGGCCGTCACGTCAGCCTATGAACACTGGTGCGCCGAGCGGCGCCGGACCCCGCTCGTGATCCCCTTCGACCCCAATGACGACGCCGGACACGCCTTCGACTCCGCCTTCGCGGGGCCGGACGGGCGGCACCGGCCGGACCGGCCCGACGCCGTCTACTGCGTGTACGACCCGGGGGGCCGGCAGGTGCTGGCCGCAGCCGCGCGCCACGGCATCGCCATCCCCGGCGCCGCCCCCGGCGCCGGACCGGCCGCGGGTCCGGGGGAGAAGGGCCTGCTGCTGGTCTGTGCCAGTGAGGACCCGGCGTACGCCGAGAACGAACCTGCCGTGACCACCGTCACCTTCGATCCCGAGCGGATTGCCGAAACGGCGGTTTCGTCCCTGGTCAAGCTCATCGAATCCGGACATGCGGAATCCACTGGTCGGCTGACGGTACCGGCGGGCCTGAGGGTGCGTGCCTCGTCCCGCGCCCCCGGCATGTACTAG
- a CDS encoding helix-turn-helix domain-containing protein: MADDYLVRIGKLIRDARQHRGWTQSQLADALGTSQSAVNRIERGNQNISLEMIARIGEALDSEIVSLGYAGPMHLRVVGGRRLSGAIDVKTSKNACVALLCASLLNKGRTVLRRVARIEEVYRLLEVLNSIGVRTRWINDGVDLELVPPARLDMDAMDADAARRTRSIIMFLGPLLHRMDHFKLPYAGGCDLGTRTIEPHMIALRRFGLDITATEGIYHAQVEAGISPDRPIVLTERGDTVTENALLAAARHDGTTVIRNASSNYMVQDLCFFLEALGVRVDGVGTTTLTVHGVPNIDVDVDYSPSEDPVEAMSLLAAAVVTESELTIRRVPIEFMEIELAVLEEMGLDHDRSPEYTADNGRTRLVDLTVRPSKLEAPIDKIHPMPFPGLNIDNVPFFAAIAAVAQGQTLIHDWVYDNRAIYLTDLNRLGGRLQLLDPHRVLVEGPTRWRAAEMMCPPALRPAVVVLLAMMAAEGTSVLRNVYVINRGYEELAERLNSVGAQIEIFRDI; encoded by the coding sequence ATGGCAGACGACTACCTCGTACGCATCGGCAAGCTCATCCGTGACGCCCGGCAGCACCGGGGCTGGACACAGAGTCAGCTCGCGGACGCTCTCGGCACCAGCCAGAGCGCCGTGAACCGGATCGAGCGCGGCAACCAGAACATCAGCCTTGAGATGATCGCGCGCATCGGGGAAGCCCTCGACAGCGAAATCGTCTCCCTCGGCTACGCCGGTCCGATGCACCTGCGTGTGGTCGGCGGCCGCCGCCTGTCCGGCGCCATCGACGTCAAGACGAGCAAGAACGCGTGCGTGGCCCTGCTGTGCGCCTCACTGCTCAACAAGGGCCGTACGGTCCTTCGCCGGGTCGCCCGCATCGAGGAGGTCTACCGCCTCCTCGAGGTCCTGAACTCCATCGGCGTCCGCACCCGCTGGATCAACGACGGCGTCGACCTGGAACTCGTACCGCCGGCCCGCCTCGACATGGACGCCATGGACGCGGACGCGGCCCGCCGCACCCGCAGCATCATCATGTTCCTCGGTCCCCTCCTCCACCGGATGGACCACTTCAAGCTGCCCTACGCGGGCGGCTGCGACCTCGGCACCCGCACCATCGAGCCGCACATGATCGCCCTGCGCCGCTTCGGCCTGGACATCACCGCGACCGAGGGCATCTACCACGCCCAGGTCGAGGCCGGGATCTCCCCGGACCGCCCGATCGTACTGACCGAGCGCGGGGACACCGTCACCGAGAACGCGCTGCTGGCCGCCGCCCGGCACGACGGCACCACCGTCATCCGCAACGCCTCCTCCAACTACATGGTCCAGGACCTGTGCTTCTTCCTGGAGGCGCTCGGCGTCCGGGTCGACGGCGTGGGCACCACGACCCTGACGGTCCACGGCGTCCCGAACATCGACGTCGACGTGGACTACTCCCCCTCCGAGGACCCGGTCGAGGCGATGAGCCTGCTGGCCGCGGCGGTCGTCACGGAGTCCGAACTCACCATCCGCCGGGTCCCGATCGAGTTCATGGAGATCGAGCTCGCGGTCCTGGAGGAGATGGGCCTCGACCACGACCGCTCCCCCGAGTACACGGCCGACAACGGCCGCACCCGCCTGGTGGACCTCACCGTCCGCCCGTCGAAGCTCGAAGCGCCGATCGACAAGATCCACCCGATGCCCTTCCCCGGGCTGAACATCGACAACGTCCCCTTCTTCGCCGCCATCGCGGCCGTGGCCCAGGGCCAGACCCTGATCCACGACTGGGTGTACGACAACCGCGCCATCTACCTCACGGACCTCAACCGCCTCGGCGGCCGCCTCCAACTCCTGGACCCCCACCGCGTCCTGGTCGAGGGCCCCACCCGCTGGCGCGCGGCAGAAATGATGTGCCCCCCGGCCCTGCGCCCGGCGGTCGTCGTCCTCCTGGCGATGATGGCGGCCGAGGGCACCTCGGTCCTGCGCAACGTCTACGTCATCAACCGCGGCTACGAGGAACTGGCGGAGCGCCTCAACTCGGTGGGCGCACAGATCGAGATCTTCCGGGACATCTAG
- a CDS encoding MarR family winged helix-turn-helix transcriptional regulator has protein sequence MVCLAQRARHRLADAVLDEEVPLRDHLLPVLSDEDELVEAEGLEPGVEVAGVSAKRYAPRGFPERPIPMGSGARTRTRPPIRGSTPRHRCHRSDLVAVINELAERGLVERTPDPADRRRNVITLTAGGRRPAPPARKLEQLLAAAQEELLSPLSAAEREQLVGLLGHLVAPHTHAGPRWELTTGKSPLGPVDAR, from the coding sequence GTGGTCTGCCTCGCTCAGCGTGCTCGGCACCGTCTTGCCGATGCTGTCCTCGATGAAGAGGTTCCGCTCCGGGATCATCTCCTCCCGGTCCTGTCCGACGAGGACGAACTCGTCGAGGCCGAGGGCCTCGAACCAGGCGTCGAGGTGGCGGGCGTGTCGGCGAAGCGGTACGCGCCGCGGGGCTTCCCGGAGCGGCCCATCCCGATGGGGTCGGGGGCGAGGACGCGGACCCGGCCCCCGATCCGGGGCAGTACGCCCCGCCACAGGTGCCACCGCAGCGACCTGGTCGCCGTCATCAACGAACTCGCCGAACGCGGGCTGGTCGAGAGGACCCCCGACCCCGCCGACCGGCGGCGCAACGTCATCACCCTCACGGCCGGCGGCCGCCGGCCGGCGCCGCCTGCCCGCAAGCTGGAGCAACTGCTCGCCGCGGCCCAGGAGGAGCTTCTGTCCCCTTTGTCCGCAGCGGAGCGCGAGCAACTCGTCGGGCTGCTCGGCCACCTCGTCGCGCCCCACACACACGCCGGCCCACGATGGGAGCTGACGACCGGTAAGTCCCCTTTGGGGCCCGTTGATGCCCGTTGA
- a CDS encoding amidohydrolase, whose protein sequence is MQSSPSPRSPLSGRSPLSRRGLLAAAGAAGAAGLLGAGPAAAAAPPAAPPAGGRNSAAMVIRNASVFTGVTGTERRGPVRAVAVGRDGKILATGTDAALRRYVGRDTEVVDARGNTVMSGIHDGHVHPLGAGERSLSPSLESAETTPAELLAILTGFLADTGGAGAEPDGWLVVEDWNPVGLLPVGTAPHHSVLDALPTRRPVVLIGGDGHNLWANQRALDIAGITAATPDPVGGKVVKGADGKPTGVLKDDAQGLVRRLIPEHTRAELVAACAEVLGLAAASGVTTMMDALVGRHELELYQALSAAGRLPQRIVPAIRLDADQAKDPAGSLAYARGLRKDFGGVAGIRFGMIKVFLDGVIEYPAQTAALLEPYLDANGKPTANRGELYTSAADYGRLSAAFNRAGWQMHAHGLGDRAVRTALDGYEYARKVTGQRDARNAVAHLQIVNPADLRRFARLGVAACMQLQWAARDTWTVEALLPYIGPERHRWLYPARSLEKAGARLTGGSDWPVDALQVWNQLRTAIDRQGSEGAGELYRAQEALSRDTTLRMHTSGTAWQLRQEELTGTLEPGKAADLVVLDRDVTRCPVADISGTGVRMTLVGGRVVHEADSASGRAASARLARAAAAGARPASYASVHGGGKGRHHACGH, encoded by the coding sequence ATGCAGTCTTCCCCTTCCCCCCGGTCCCCGCTGTCCGGCCGCTCCCCCCTGTCCCGCCGGGGGCTCCTCGCGGCCGCCGGAGCCGCGGGCGCGGCGGGCCTGCTGGGCGCGGGGCCCGCCGCGGCGGCCGCCCCGCCCGCCGCCCCGCCCGCCGGCGGGCGCAACTCGGCCGCGATGGTGATCCGCAACGCCTCGGTTTTCACGGGGGTCACCGGGACCGAACGCCGGGGGCCCGTGCGGGCCGTCGCGGTCGGCCGGGACGGGAAGATCCTGGCCACCGGGACCGACGCGGCGCTGCGCCGGTACGTGGGCCGGGACACCGAGGTGGTCGACGCCCGCGGCAACACCGTGATGAGCGGGATCCACGACGGCCACGTCCACCCGCTCGGGGCCGGCGAACGCTCGCTGTCCCCCTCGCTGGAGAGCGCGGAGACCACCCCGGCCGAGCTCCTGGCGATCCTGACCGGCTTCCTCGCCGACACCGGCGGCGCGGGCGCCGAGCCCGACGGCTGGCTGGTGGTCGAGGACTGGAACCCGGTCGGGCTCCTCCCCGTGGGCACCGCTCCGCACCACTCGGTGCTGGACGCGCTCCCGACGCGGCGGCCCGTCGTCCTGATCGGCGGCGACGGGCACAACCTGTGGGCCAATCAGCGGGCCCTGGACATCGCCGGGATCACGGCGGCCACGCCCGACCCCGTCGGCGGCAAGGTGGTCAAGGGCGCGGACGGGAAGCCGACGGGCGTCCTCAAGGACGACGCACAGGGGCTGGTGAGGCGCCTGATACCCGAGCACACCCGCGCCGAGCTGGTGGCGGCCTGCGCCGAGGTGCTGGGGCTGGCGGCCGCGTCCGGGGTCACCACGATGATGGACGCCCTGGTGGGGCGACACGAACTGGAGCTGTACCAGGCTCTCTCCGCGGCGGGCAGGCTGCCGCAGCGGATCGTCCCGGCGATCCGGCTGGACGCGGACCAGGCCAAGGACCCGGCGGGCTCGCTGGCGTACGCACGGGGCCTGCGCAAGGACTTCGGGGGCGTTGCGGGGATCCGGTTCGGGATGATCAAGGTCTTCCTCGACGGGGTCATCGAGTACCCGGCGCAGACCGCCGCCCTGTTGGAGCCGTACCTCGACGCGAACGGCAAGCCGACCGCGAACCGGGGCGAGCTCTACACCTCGGCCGCGGACTACGGCCGGCTCAGCGCCGCCTTCAACCGGGCGGGCTGGCAGATGCACGCCCACGGGCTGGGCGACCGGGCGGTACGCACCGCTCTGGACGGGTACGAGTACGCCCGCAAGGTGACGGGGCAGCGGGACGCCCGCAACGCGGTGGCGCACCTGCAGATCGTGAACCCCGCGGACCTGCGGCGCTTCGCGCGGCTCGGGGTCGCGGCGTGCATGCAGCTCCAGTGGGCGGCGCGGGACACCTGGACGGTGGAGGCCCTGCTCCCCTACATCGGGCCCGAGCGGCACCGGTGGCTGTACCCGGCGCGCAGCCTGGAGAAGGCGGGCGCACGGCTGACGGGCGGTTCGGACTGGCCGGTGGACGCCCTCCAGGTGTGGAACCAGCTCCGGACGGCGATCGACCGGCAGGGCTCGGAAGGGGCGGGTGAGCTGTACCGGGCGCAGGAGGCGCTGAGCCGGGACACCACCTTGCGGATGCACACCTCCGGGACGGCCTGGCAGCTCCGCCAGGAGGAGCTGACCGGCACGCTGGAGCCGGGCAAGGCGGCGGACCTGGTGGTCCTGGACCGGGACGTGACGCGCTGTCCGGTGGCCGACATCAGCGGGACGGGCGTACGGATGACCCTGGTCGGCGGCCGCGTGGTGCACGAGGCGGATTCCGCGTCGGGCCGGGCGGCTTCGGCCCGGCTGGCCCGCGCCGCGGCGGCGGGCGCGCGCCCGGCCTCGTACGCCTCGGTCCACGGCGGCGGCAAGGGCCGGCACCACGCCTGCGGGCACTGA
- the ngcE gene encoding N-acetylglucosamine/diacetylchitobiose ABC transporter substrate-binding protein, whose amino-acid sequence MGSTSAHGENSNGEGFGRRDLIKRSAALGLIAVPTMSFLSACASGSDETTKGNESKVAVTKENPFGVAKGGKLDVVVFKGGYGDDYAKAWEAAFDKKWGTTSSHLSTQEITSKLQPRFNGGNPPDVVDDSGAQQIKLDVLAKGNQLADLTVVLDAPSLDDPTKKVRDTLMPGTIEGGMIGGKFVALQYVYTVWGLWYSGKLFKEKGWTAPKTWPEFMDICQKAKAAGIGGLAHQGKYPYYINVAIMDLIAKKGGLDAMKAIDNLEPNAFANNPVALEAVEAIYEIVEKDLLMAGTNGLTHTESQTQWNQGKAAFITSGSWLENEQLKQTPDDFDMQFLPMPVLPGSKLPFEAIRAGAGEPFIVPEKAANKAGGLEFLRSMLSREWSTLFAQQANSLTVLKDGVDPAVKLRPGTQSAVTALKAAGDNTFNYRYGDWYSEMGTELENASNELMAKRIQPKEWIKRAQAAVDKATKDPNAKNNKRS is encoded by the coding sequence ATGGGATCCACCTCCGCCCACGGCGAGAACAGCAACGGTGAGGGCTTCGGCCGCCGGGACCTGATCAAGCGCTCCGCGGCACTCGGCCTCATCGCGGTTCCGACGATGAGCTTCCTGTCCGCGTGCGCCTCCGGCTCCGACGAGACGACCAAGGGCAACGAGTCCAAGGTGGCCGTCACCAAGGAGAACCCGTTCGGCGTCGCCAAGGGCGGCAAGCTCGACGTGGTCGTCTTCAAGGGCGGCTACGGCGACGACTACGCCAAGGCCTGGGAAGCGGCGTTCGACAAGAAGTGGGGCACCACTTCCTCGCACCTCTCCACCCAGGAGATCACCTCCAAGCTCCAGCCGCGCTTCAACGGCGGCAACCCGCCGGACGTCGTCGACGACTCGGGCGCGCAGCAGATCAAGCTGGACGTGCTCGCCAAGGGCAACCAGCTCGCCGACCTCACCGTGGTGCTCGACGCCCCGTCGCTCGACGACCCGACCAAGAAGGTCCGGGACACGCTGATGCCCGGGACCATCGAAGGCGGCATGATCGGCGGCAAGTTCGTCGCGCTGCAGTACGTCTACACCGTCTGGGGCCTGTGGTACTCGGGCAAGCTCTTCAAGGAGAAGGGCTGGACCGCGCCGAAGACCTGGCCCGAGTTCATGGACATCTGCCAGAAGGCCAAGGCGGCCGGCATCGGCGGACTGGCCCACCAGGGCAAGTACCCGTACTACATCAACGTCGCCATCATGGACCTGATCGCCAAGAAGGGCGGCCTGGATGCCATGAAGGCGATCGACAACCTGGAGCCGAACGCCTTCGCGAACAACCCGGTGGCGCTCGAGGCGGTCGAGGCGATCTACGAGATCGTCGAGAAGGACCTGCTGATGGCCGGCACCAACGGCCTGACGCACACCGAGTCCCAGACCCAGTGGAACCAGGGCAAGGCCGCCTTCATCACCTCCGGCTCCTGGCTGGAGAACGAGCAGCTCAAGCAGACCCCGGACGACTTCGACATGCAGTTCCTGCCGATGCCGGTGCTGCCCGGGTCCAAGCTGCCCTTCGAGGCCATCCGCGCCGGCGCCGGCGAGCCCTTCATCGTCCCGGAGAAGGCCGCGAACAAGGCCGGCGGCCTGGAGTTCCTCCGTTCCATGCTGTCGCGCGAGTGGTCCACCCTCTTCGCCCAGCAGGCCAACTCCCTCACCGTCCTCAAGGACGGCGTGGACCCGGCGGTCAAGCTCCGCCCGGGTACCCAGTCGGCCGTCACGGCGCTCAAGGCGGCCGGGGACAACACCTTCAACTACCGCTACGGCGACTGGTACAGCGAGATGGGTACCGAGCTGGAGAACGCGTCCAATGAGCTGATGGCCAAGCGCATCCAGCCCAAGGAATGGATCAAGCGGGCCCAGGCTGCGGTAGACAAGGCCACGAAGGACCCGAACGCCAAGAACAACAAGCGCAGCTGA